From a single Bacillus pseudomycoides DSM 12442 genomic region:
- a CDS encoding YlbF family regulator, which translates to MIVATLESVMILDEAEQLAKAIVCSDIAKGYRECYKALQEDLEAQTLISQFTAMKERYEEVQRFGKYHPDYTFVSKNMRELKRSVDLHEKIAAFKKAENALQKLLDEVSVAIGSEVSSAIKVPTGNPFFDAGGCGGGCGSGGSCGCKKTG; encoded by the coding sequence ATGATTGTAGCGACGCTTGAAAGCGTAATGATATTAGACGAGGCAGAACAGCTTGCAAAAGCGATTGTCTGTTCAGATATAGCAAAGGGTTATCGGGAATGTTATAAGGCGTTACAGGAAGATTTGGAAGCTCAAACATTAATTAGTCAATTTACAGCAATGAAAGAGCGATATGAAGAAGTGCAACGCTTTGGAAAATATCATCCTGATTATACTTTCGTTTCGAAAAATATGCGAGAATTAAAACGTTCTGTAGATTTGCATGAAAAGATAGCTGCTTTTAAAAAAGCAGAAAATGCTTTGCAAAAACTATTAGATGAAGTCAGTGTAGCGATTGGTTCCGAAGTATCATCTGCTATTAAAGTTCCTACTGGAAATCCGTTTTTTGATGCAGGTGGATGCGGAGGCGGTTGTGGCTCTGGTGGAAGTTGTGGTTGTAAAAAAACGGGGTGA
- a CDS encoding YlbE-like family protein, with amino-acid sequence MRAELMEFIKADEDLGRYIREQPHWYRKLSRNPEEKEAFELAALQYYKKTIPDKVAKFQNQLAVASIMIDMFQYMKQQNAT; translated from the coding sequence ATGAGGGCAGAGCTTATGGAATTTATAAAAGCTGATGAAGATTTAGGGCGTTATATTCGTGAACAACCCCATTGGTATCGAAAATTATCACGTAATCCGGAGGAAAAGGAGGCATTTGAATTAGCTGCTTTACAGTATTATAAAAAGACAATCCCGGACAAAGTTGCAAAATTTCAAAATCAATTGGCGGTTGCTTCTATTATGATTGACATGTTTCAATATATGAAGCAGCAAAATGCAACGTAA
- a CDS encoding YlbD family protein, with amino-acid sequence MTKTKGPLHPSVQQFKEFVNHHPKMVHEVRNGQKTWQQFYEEWYLLGEQDEMWKVYKADGETISSPAQENNDEKAVDLMGQMLSFLKKLDAEQMQQHLANVTSAIGSVQQVIQQFQGNRTQPEQRTSENNPFFFRKD; translated from the coding sequence ATGACAAAAACAAAAGGACCGTTACATCCTTCTGTTCAACAGTTTAAAGAGTTTGTAAACCATCACCCTAAAATGGTTCATGAAGTTCGAAATGGTCAAAAAACATGGCAACAATTTTATGAGGAATGGTATTTACTTGGAGAACAAGATGAAATGTGGAAGGTGTATAAAGCAGATGGAGAAACGATTTCTTCTCCAGCTCAAGAAAACAATGATGAAAAAGCCGTCGATTTGATGGGACAAATGCTTTCTTTTTTAAAAAAATTAGATGCAGAGCAAATGCAGCAACATCTAGCTAATGTAACGAGTGCCATTGGGAGTGTACAACAGGTTATTCAGCAATTTCAAGGGAATCGTACACAACCTGAGCAAAGAACTTCTGAAAACAATCCATTTTTCTTTCGAAAAGATTAG
- the ylbJ gene encoding sporulation integral membrane protein YlbJ, with the protein MYEKWKTAFLTITMIFLTFSLVLHPQAALQSSIRGLNIWWEVVFPSLLPFFIVAELLISIGVVKFIGIILEPLMRPLFRVPGIGGFVWAMGMASGFPAGAKLSARLRKSNQLTQIEAERLVSFTNSSNPLFIFGAVSIGFFNNPKLGFILAAAHYVSNLTVGLLMRFYGNNNTYIQEKQSIQKRPLQHAFSILHETRLQENRPIGKLLGDAIISSIQTLLMIGGFIILFSVLNKMITVFQLTAALAFIMQHILKFFQLSPHFSIPILSGLFEMTLGSQMISQTNQTTILEQAMVTSFILAFSGLSIQAQVASILAETDIRFKPYFFARIIQSILAPIYTFIFWVPLYEKLHSFSPNQQDIPVFLSNHASILAKTWEILLRYGPTFTLFCLYLYVILLFLRIINKEKPRSS; encoded by the coding sequence ATGTATGAAAAATGGAAAACAGCTTTTCTCACCATAACGATGATATTTCTAACATTTTCTCTCGTACTTCACCCCCAAGCCGCTTTGCAATCTTCTATTCGCGGATTAAATATATGGTGGGAAGTTGTCTTTCCTTCACTACTACCTTTTTTTATCGTTGCGGAGCTTTTAATTAGTATAGGTGTTGTAAAGTTTATCGGTATTATATTAGAACCGCTTATGCGCCCGCTCTTTCGTGTGCCTGGTATTGGCGGATTTGTTTGGGCAATGGGAATGGCCTCCGGCTTCCCTGCGGGCGCCAAATTAAGTGCAAGACTCCGGAAAAGTAATCAGCTAACGCAAATAGAAGCGGAACGACTCGTATCATTTACCAACTCTTCAAATCCATTATTTATTTTTGGAGCTGTTTCTATTGGCTTTTTTAACAATCCTAAATTAGGTTTCATACTAGCTGCTGCACATTATGTTAGCAACCTTACTGTCGGATTACTTATGCGTTTTTATGGAAACAACAATACTTACATACAAGAAAAACAATCCATTCAAAAACGTCCCTTACAACACGCTTTTTCAATTCTCCACGAGACGCGTTTACAAGAGAACAGACCAATTGGAAAACTACTTGGTGATGCCATTATCTCCTCTATTCAAACTTTACTCATGATTGGTGGATTTATTATTTTATTCTCCGTTTTAAATAAAATGATTACTGTCTTCCAACTCACGGCAGCACTAGCTTTTATTATGCAACATATTTTAAAATTCTTCCAACTGTCACCACACTTTAGCATTCCCATCCTATCAGGACTTTTTGAAATGACACTAGGTAGCCAAATGATCAGCCAAACCAATCAGACTACAATTCTTGAACAAGCAATGGTAACGAGCTTTATCCTCGCATTTAGCGGCCTTTCTATCCAAGCTCAGGTAGCGAGTATTTTAGCCGAAACTGATATTCGCTTTAAACCCTATTTCTTTGCAAGAATTATCCAAAGTATTCTCGCCCCAATTTACACTTTTATATTTTGGGTACCACTTTATGAAAAATTACATTCTTTTTCACCAAATCAACAAGATATCCCTGTTTTTTTATCAAACCATGCTTCTATTCTTGCAAAGACTTGGGAAATATTGCTTCGCTACGGTCCTACTTTTACACTATTTTGTTTATATCTATATGTTATTTTATTATTCTTACGCATAATAAACAAAGAAAAACCCCGTTCATCTTAA
- a CDS encoding N-acetyltransferase, translating to MTFPKVERLLINYKTLDEFKKFKGCGAQELSMFEELQANIIENDSESPFYGIYYGGSLIARMSLYMRRHGELNLEITGSYVELSKLEVLPNFQKQGFGQMLVNYAKQLQFPIKTTARIQSAAFWEKLNFGQISTTDGEFYIWHPEANLNAVTNEESA from the coding sequence ATGACATTCCCAAAAGTTGAGCGCTTGCTCATCAATTATAAAACGTTAGACGAATTTAAAAAATTTAAGGGCTGTGGCGCTCAAGAACTCTCCATGTTCGAAGAATTGCAAGCAAATATTATTGAAAATGATAGCGAGTCCCCATTTTACGGCATTTATTACGGCGGATCCCTTATCGCACGTATGAGCTTGTACATGAGGAGACATGGTGAATTAAATCTTGAGATTACTGGATCTTACGTAGAACTCTCTAAACTTGAAGTGTTACCAAACTTCCAAAAACAGGGTTTTGGCCAAATGCTTGTTAATTATGCAAAACAACTACAATTTCCAATCAAAACAACAGCTCGTATTCAATCCGCTGCATTTTGGGAGAAACTAAACTTCGGGCAAATATCAACCACTGATGGCGAATTTTACATTTGGCATCCAGAAGCTAATTTGAATGCGGTTACAAATGAAGAATCCGCATAA
- the rpmF gene encoding 50S ribosomal protein L32, producing the protein MAVPFRRTSKTVKRKRRTHFKLSVPGMVECPSCGEAKLAHRVCKACGTYKGKEVISK; encoded by the coding sequence ATGGCTGTACCTTTTAGAAGAACTTCTAAAACAGTAAAAAGAAAGCGTCGTACGCATTTCAAATTATCAGTACCTGGTATGGTAGAGTGCCCAAGCTGTGGTGAAGCGAAATTAGCTCACCGTGTATGTAAAGCATGCGGTACTTACAAAGGTAAAGAAGTAATCAGCAAGTAA
- a CDS encoding YlbG family protein — protein sequence MFGQRQSMIVYLHSLKHAKILRKYGNIHYISKRLKYAVVYCDMEQIEHMIQKLNKLPFVKKIEQSYRPFLKTEFENSRPDRAKEYDYS from the coding sequence ATGTTCGGGCAACGACAAAGTATGATTGTTTATTTACATTCATTGAAACATGCCAAGATTTTAAGGAAATATGGTAATATTCATTACATATCAAAGCGTTTGAAATATGCAGTTGTATATTGTGATATGGAACAAATAGAGCATATGATACAAAAGCTAAATAAACTTCCTTTTGTGAAAAAAATTGAGCAGTCATATCGCCCATTTCTTAAAACGGAATTTGAAAATTCACGTCCGGATCGCGCGAAAGAATACGACTATAGTTAA
- a CDS encoding nucleotidyltransferase, producing MKASGIIVEYNPFHNGHAYHVQQTKKLTQSDITIAVMSGSFLQRGEPALLSKWFRTKMALAGGIDLVVELPYTFATQKAETFANGAISILDALGVSEICFGSEDGEVQNFYNTISLRQKEKDTFNQLVQQFMDAGNSYAKATSQAFSHILSDVNTVDMSQPNNILGLHYIEAILSQKSSIHAHTIERFASHYHDETFQDNHIASATSIRKQLFSENDSFTTIYPFVPNCTASFLESYKQTYHTLHCWEEYFPFFKYRLLTMSSKDLQHIYEVEEGLEHRILSKIHNTSSFLTFMEALKTKRYTWTRLQRVCTHILTNTTKEEMEKAHIEQHAPYIRLLGMSQKGQTYISKQKKNLGLPLLTHTKTFQHPVLDIERKANAVYFSVLQEPLRTKCIQKDITQHPIRYDETTNNFL from the coding sequence ATAAAGGCAAGCGGTATTATTGTTGAATATAACCCCTTTCATAACGGTCATGCTTATCATGTGCAACAAACAAAAAAGTTAACACAGTCCGACATTACAATCGCTGTCATGAGCGGATCATTTTTACAACGTGGTGAACCAGCTCTCTTATCAAAATGGTTCCGAACCAAGATGGCTCTAGCCGGTGGTATAGATCTTGTTGTTGAACTCCCTTATACATTCGCAACACAAAAAGCCGAAACATTTGCTAACGGTGCTATTTCTATTTTAGATGCCCTTGGCGTTTCTGAAATTTGCTTCGGCAGTGAGGATGGAGAGGTTCAAAACTTCTATAATACCATTTCTTTACGCCAAAAGGAAAAAGATACTTTCAATCAACTTGTGCAGCAATTTATGGATGCTGGAAACAGCTATGCCAAAGCAACTTCTCAAGCCTTTTCACACATCTTATCGGACGTCAATACTGTTGATATGTCCCAGCCAAATAATATATTAGGCTTACATTACATTGAAGCGATTCTTTCTCAGAAAAGTTCCATTCATGCACATACCATTGAAAGGTTCGCATCTCATTACCATGACGAAACCTTTCAAGATAACCATATTGCAAGTGCGACTAGCATTCGCAAACAATTATTTAGTGAAAATGATTCATTCACAACCATTTATCCATTTGTACCCAATTGTACCGCATCTTTTTTAGAAAGCTATAAACAAACGTATCATACACTGCATTGTTGGGAGGAGTATTTCCCATTTTTTAAATATAGACTTTTGACAATGTCTTCCAAGGATTTACAACATATATATGAGGTAGAGGAAGGATTGGAGCATCGTATTTTATCAAAAATACATAATACCTCTTCATTTCTTACTTTCATGGAAGCATTAAAAACAAAACGTTATACATGGACTAGATTACAACGGGTATGTACACATATTTTAACAAATACAACAAAAGAAGAAATGGAAAAGGCACATATAGAGCAACATGCACCATATATCCGTTTACTTGGTATGTCACAAAAAGGACAAACTTATATTTCGAAACAAAAAAAAAATCTAGGACTCCCGCTTCTTACTCATACGAAAACATTTCAACATCCCGTTCTAGATATAGAGCGCAAAGCAAATGCTGTTTATTTTTCAGTGCTACAAGAACCTTTACGTACAAAATGTATACAAAAGGATATAACTCAGCATCCTATTCGGTATGATGAAACAACGAATAATTTTTTATAA
- a CDS encoding SepM family pheromone-processing serine protease — MFKRFRFIYAILIGVILAMLLVYVRLPYYVTKPGMAAKLEPYVQVDGGKKESGDFMLVTVSMGPANVVNLIAAQFNKYNHISKAEEILQKGESDEEYQFRQAYAMKDSQNAAIYNAYKRANRSVSFQNKGVLVAGIAKNMSAEGKLKLGDIIVAVDGQPFEAIDQFIAYMSGKKEGDVVNIEYIRGGKRSTEKLTLKQIPDGKGRVGIGVSIVTERDLVVDPKVKIDSHEIGGPSAGLMFTLEIYNQLTEEDMTKGHEIAGTGTINEKGEVGPIGGIQQKVVAASDAGAEIFFAPNEKGAPKSNYKEALEAAKDIKTKMKIVPVDTLDDALAYLEKMSEKK; from the coding sequence ATGTTTAAGCGTTTTCGTTTTATATATGCAATTTTAATTGGCGTTATATTAGCAATGTTGCTTGTCTATGTACGTCTACCATATTATGTAACAAAACCAGGTATGGCAGCGAAATTAGAACCATATGTACAAGTTGATGGTGGGAAGAAAGAGTCAGGTGATTTTATGCTCGTGACCGTTTCGATGGGGCCTGCGAATGTTGTAAATCTAATAGCTGCCCAATTTAATAAATATAATCACATTTCTAAAGCAGAGGAGATTTTGCAAAAAGGTGAGAGTGATGAAGAATATCAATTCCGCCAAGCGTATGCAATGAAAGATTCTCAAAACGCAGCCATTTATAATGCGTATAAGCGAGCAAATCGTTCAGTTTCCTTTCAAAACAAAGGGGTTTTAGTTGCTGGGATTGCGAAAAATATGTCCGCTGAAGGGAAATTAAAACTTGGGGATATAATTGTCGCTGTTGACGGTCAGCCTTTTGAAGCGATAGACCAATTTATTGCATATATGTCAGGTAAAAAAGAAGGGGATGTAGTAAATATTGAGTATATTCGTGGGGGGAAACGTTCTACAGAAAAACTAACGCTAAAACAAATTCCTGATGGCAAGGGACGTGTTGGTATTGGAGTTTCCATTGTTACTGAAAGGGACTTAGTAGTAGATCCAAAGGTGAAAATTGATTCACATGAAATTGGGGGACCATCAGCAGGATTAATGTTTACATTGGAAATCTATAATCAATTGACTGAAGAGGATATGACAAAAGGTCATGAGATTGCTGGAACGGGAACCATTAATGAAAAGGGAGAAGTTGGTCCGATTGGTGGTATTCAACAAAAAGTTGTAGCTGCTAGTGATGCGGGTGCAGAAATATTCTTTGCTCCAAATGAAAAAGGGGCACCGAAATCGAATTATAAAGAAGCGCTTGAAGCAGCGAAAGATATAAAAACAAAGATGAAAATTGTACCAGTAGATACATTAGATGATGCGCTAGCATATTTAGAAAAAATGTCAGAAAAAAAGTAA
- a CDS encoding histidine phosphatase family protein, with translation MTEICLVRHGQTDWNFQEIIQGREDIPLNEVGKKQASQSAAALQLDTWDVIISSPLIRAQETARMISNAVGIHSILLDERFVERNFGEASGKPVSTVRELIAEGNVEGMETDGEIVNRCFSALQDVAQVHAGKRVIIVAHSHAIKAILNAISPDEITFKTPLKNACISYVKEENGSWDVLRYNIAEHICV, from the coding sequence ATGACGGAAATTTGTTTAGTACGACATGGACAAACTGATTGGAATTTTCAAGAGATTATTCAAGGGCGTGAAGACATTCCACTTAATGAAGTTGGGAAAAAGCAAGCAAGTCAAAGTGCAGCTGCGTTGCAATTGGACACATGGGATGTGATTATCAGCAGTCCCTTAATTAGAGCGCAGGAAACAGCTCGGATGATTAGTAACGCTGTTGGAATACATTCTATTCTTCTTGATGAGCGGTTTGTTGAACGGAATTTTGGCGAAGCTTCAGGGAAACCCGTTTCCACAGTTAGAGAGCTGATTGCAGAGGGAAATGTAGAAGGTATGGAGACAGATGGAGAGATTGTAAATCGTTGCTTTTCTGCATTGCAAGATGTTGCACAAGTACATGCAGGTAAGCGCGTTATTATCGTTGCACATTCACATGCGATAAAAGCAATTTTAAATGCAATCTCCCCTGATGAAATTACATTTAAAACTCCATTGAAAAATGCTTGCATTAGTTATGTAAAAGAGGAAAATGGAAGCTGGGACGTGCTACGATATAATATCGCGGAGCATATTTGCGTATAA
- the coaD gene encoding pantetheine-phosphate adenylyltransferase, which translates to MTSIAISSGSFDPITLGHLDIIKRGAKVFDEVYVVVLNNSSKKPFFSVEERLELIREATKDIPNVKVDSHSGLLVEYAKMRNANAILRGLRAVSDFEYEMQITSMNRKLDENIETFFIMTNNQYSFLSSSIVKEVARYGGNVAGLVPSVVEHALKEKFQTPLR; encoded by the coding sequence ATGACAAGCATAGCAATTTCTTCAGGGAGTTTTGATCCGATAACTCTTGGGCATTTGGATATTATTAAAAGAGGCGCAAAGGTGTTTGACGAAGTATATGTTGTCGTTTTAAACAATTCTTCCAAGAAACCGTTCTTTTCAGTAGAAGAGCGCCTAGAGCTAATTCGAGAAGCAACAAAAGATATTCCAAACGTAAAAGTTGATTCGCATAGCGGACTGTTAGTTGAATATGCAAAAATGCGTAATGCAAACGCAATTTTACGTGGTTTACGTGCAGTTTCTGATTTTGAATATGAGATGCAAATTACATCGATGAATCGTAAGTTAGACGAAAATATTGAAACCTTTTTTATTATGACAAATAATCAATATTCATTTTTAAGTTCGAGCATTGTGAAGGAAGTGGCTCGTTATGGTGGAAATGTAGCTGGTCTTGTTCCTTCTGTTGTAGAGCACGCTTTAAAAGAAAAGTTTCAAACCCCGTTAAGATGA
- a CDS encoding patatin-like phospholipase family protein, which produces MNEPKIGLALGSGGAKGFAHVGVIKVLREANIPIHMIAGSSMGALIGTFYAAGCNVERLYRMATLFKRKYYLDFTVPKMGFISGKRVKDMIKMFTYNKNLEELDIPTAVVATDILKGEKVVFTSGSIADAVRASISVPGVFVPEKIDGRLLVDGGVIDRIPVSVVKDLGADIVIAVDVSPIKVNGEVTSIYDVIMQSIEIMQHELVVNRQIASDLMMRPAVEQFSSRAFTNIEDIIRVGEEEAEKHIQKIYLLIEQWKEKNNV; this is translated from the coding sequence ATGAATGAACCAAAAATAGGCTTAGCTCTTGGATCTGGAGGTGCAAAAGGCTTTGCGCATGTCGGGGTGATTAAAGTGTTACGAGAGGCGAATATTCCCATTCATATGATTGCTGGAAGTAGTATGGGGGCGTTAATTGGGACATTTTATGCAGCGGGTTGCAACGTGGAGAGACTCTATCGAATGGCCACATTATTTAAACGAAAATACTATTTGGATTTTACTGTACCGAAAATGGGATTTATTTCTGGAAAACGGGTAAAAGATATGATTAAAATGTTTACATATAATAAAAATTTAGAAGAGCTAGATATCCCAACTGCAGTTGTGGCCACTGACATTTTAAAGGGGGAAAAAGTTGTATTTACAAGCGGTTCTATTGCTGATGCGGTGAGGGCGAGTATTTCTGTGCCAGGAGTGTTTGTACCTGAAAAAATAGATGGTCGTTTATTAGTGGATGGCGGAGTGATTGATCGCATCCCTGTATCCGTTGTTAAAGACTTAGGAGCTGATATTGTAATTGCTGTAGATGTATCTCCTATTAAGGTGAACGGAGAAGTTACATCTATTTATGATGTTATCATGCAGAGTATTGAGATTATGCAGCATGAACTTGTTGTTAATCGGCAAATTGCTTCAGACTTAATGATGCGCCCGGCAGTAGAACAGTTTAGTTCTCGTGCTTTTACCAATATCGAAGACATTATTCGAGTTGGAGAAGAAGAGGCCGAAAAACACATTCAGAAAATTTACTTATTAATTGAGCAGTGGAAGGAGAAAAATAATGTTTAA
- a CDS encoding DUF7147 family protein: MIQRFIELGEGYSDLYELLEIAKTNKDRVSHMLQFETLKNDKKVCSLVVVLKPTTVGDFQPLYICREGIPILEGTKSKRIVLFEETAEQIEKNVTSFTVKPSTIFPEKELYFNHLIGILRMNHFIPPMQ, from the coding sequence ATGATTCAACGTTTTATTGAACTAGGAGAAGGCTACTCCGATTTATATGAATTACTTGAGATTGCAAAGACAAATAAAGATCGTGTATCACATATGTTACAATTTGAAACCTTAAAAAATGATAAAAAAGTATGCTCACTTGTTGTTGTTCTTAAACCTACAACGGTTGGGGATTTCCAACCGCTATATATATGCCGCGAAGGGATTCCTATACTTGAAGGTACAAAAAGTAAACGAATCGTTTTATTCGAGGAAACAGCGGAACAAATCGAAAAAAACGTTACTTCTTTTACTGTAAAACCTTCTACAATTTTCCCAGAAAAAGAATTATATTTTAATCACCTTATCGGCATTTTACGAATGAATCATTTCATTCCTCCAATGCAATAG
- the rsmD gene encoding 16S rRNA (guanine(966)-N(2))-methyltransferase RsmD: MRVVSGKCKGHPLKAVPGNTTRPTTDKVKEAIFNMIGPYFEGGIALDLFGGSGGLGIEALSRGVDKAIFVDRDNKAVKVIHQNLESCRVHDQAEVYRNDAERALKALIKRELSFDLILLDPPYKDQKIISLISVMDQHGLLNEDGLIMAEHGDDVVLPEAIGGLVKVRAENYGMTAISIYKHEGEGTE; the protein is encoded by the coding sequence ATGAGAGTAGTTTCTGGAAAATGTAAAGGGCATCCGCTTAAGGCTGTGCCAGGTAATACAACGCGACCGACAACAGATAAGGTAAAAGAAGCCATCTTTAATATGATTGGTCCTTATTTCGAAGGAGGAATTGCCCTCGATTTGTTTGGAGGTAGCGGAGGGCTTGGGATTGAAGCGCTTAGCAGAGGGGTTGACAAAGCCATTTTTGTTGATCGGGATAATAAAGCGGTGAAGGTTATTCATCAAAATTTAGAAAGCTGTAGAGTACATGACCAAGCTGAAGTGTATAGAAATGATGCAGAGCGCGCTTTGAAGGCGTTAATTAAACGTGAACTATCATTTGATCTCATACTGCTAGATCCACCATACAAAGATCAAAAAATCATTTCATTAATTAGTGTTATGGACCAACACGGATTATTGAACGAAGATGGATTGATTATGGCAGAACATGGGGATGATGTAGTCTTACCGGAAGCAATAGGGGGACTTGTAAAGGTAAGAGCAGAAAATTATGGTATGACAGCGATTTCCATTTATAAGCATGAAGGTGAGGGGACCGAATGA
- a CDS encoding RsfA family transcriptional regulator has translation MATTRQDAWTDDEDLLLAEVVLRHIREGGTQLSAFKEVGRHLSRTPAACGFRWNSYVRKQYKERIEEAKQIRKVENYVVRQPKVVEFSPTSITLDDVINFLQKYKDEKELKELHQKIELLQKEKEWLLQRVSVYEEEYRTLLDYIDRKRSVMVLETKERDTIHEHETLEKVKK, from the coding sequence ATGGCGACAACAAGACAAGATGCATGGACTGATGATGAAGATTTACTTCTGGCAGAAGTGGTACTCCGGCATATTCGTGAAGGAGGAACCCAGCTTTCCGCATTTAAAGAGGTAGGTAGACATTTATCTCGTACACCTGCAGCATGCGGATTTAGGTGGAATTCTTACGTTAGAAAGCAGTATAAAGAACGTATTGAAGAGGCAAAACAAATTCGTAAGGTAGAGAATTATGTAGTAAGGCAACCAAAAGTGGTGGAGTTTTCTCCTACATCAATTACATTAGACGATGTTATTAACTTCTTACAAAAATATAAAGATGAAAAAGAATTAAAAGAATTACACCAAAAAATTGAATTGTTACAAAAGGAAAAGGAATGGCTTCTACAGCGTGTATCTGTATATGAAGAAGAGTATCGTACTTTGCTTGATTATATTGATCGAAAAAGAAGTGTGATGGTACTAGAAACAAAAGAAAGAGATACCATTCATGAGCATGAAACATTAGAAAAGGTGAAAAAATAA
- a CDS encoding YceD family protein, whose product MKWSIHQLNKLRHKGLTLDEMVDVSELKEVEKEIREINPVHVTGRVDFGSSKFTFHLHITGSMVLPCSRSLVDVTLPFDIKTTEVFQTSEEEYETEAEIHYLEGEVLDLLPIIKENILLEIPMQIFSDDVSGGAPTQGQDWQVISEESKEKPVDPRLAGLAKFFDK is encoded by the coding sequence ATGAAATGGTCCATCCATCAATTAAACAAATTGAGACATAAAGGATTGACATTGGATGAGATGGTAGATGTAAGTGAGCTAAAAGAAGTCGAGAAAGAAATTCGAGAAATTAATCCTGTCCATGTAACAGGTAGAGTTGATTTTGGCTCCAGTAAGTTTACGTTTCATCTACATATAACTGGAAGCATGGTTTTACCATGTTCTCGCTCTTTAGTAGATGTAACATTACCATTTGACATTAAAACAACTGAGGTGTTCCAAACTTCAGAAGAAGAGTATGAAACGGAAGCGGAAATCCATTACTTAGAAGGAGAAGTACTTGACTTACTCCCAATAATCAAGGAAAATATACTTTTGGAGATTCCAATGCAAATTTTCAGTGATGATGTTTCCGGTGGAGCACCAACGCAAGGTCAAGACTGGCAAGTGATTTCGGAAGAAAGCAAAGAAAAGCCTGTTGATCCAAGGTTAGCAGGACTTGCGAAGTTTTTTGACAAATAA